A segment of the Prevotella sp. HUN102 genome:
TCAGGATTATTGTCGGTTTCAAGATAATTTTCGTAAATTTGCACATCAACAAATCAACATAATAAAAAGGAAAACTATGATTAAAATGTTTGTAATGGACACTTGTCCGTATTGTTCTTATGTAGAAAAACAGGTTGAGGATAACCCAAACTTTGAGATAATCAACATTGGTGCTCACGTCAGGAATCTGAAGCAATTCCTTGATCTGCGCGACGCTCATCCAGCATTCAAGGAGGCAAAGGAAGAAGGCGACGTTGGCATTCCCTGCTATGTGCTCGAAGACGGTTCGGTTACCTTGTCATCAAAAGATGCAGGTTTGGAACCAATGCCAGACGATGGCCCTTCTTGTGGAATTGACGGAAAGGGCTGCTGAAATCCAAAATACGATAGTCCTTCGCTGTATGATACGGCGAAGGACTATTTCATTTCTATGTTTCAAGGGCATTTTTGTAAGATTTGATTACCGAAAAACGTGCATATTTTTTCGGCAAAATAGAGATTTTCAGAGCATTATCCGACTGTTGAAATCCTGTTTTGGCAAGTTTGAATTTCAAACTTCCGACAAGTATAATGCGTTCTTGCGAAGAACGGGCGGCAGTCTTCGCAAGAATGGACGATGAAATAGCAGAGAATGGAGCCTAAAATAAGGCGGTTAATTCCCTTTTATTGTTCTATTTGCGAATTACAGAGCGATAATTATTTGCACAAACAAATGCAAGAAAGCAACAATCAATTAACAATTAAAGACTTATAATTGCACACTCATAATTCGCGTATTTGAAAAATAAAAACTCTTTGCCGAAAATAAACGAATTATGGAGCGTGTTTTGTAAAGATTCTATCAGAAATTTGGAGTGAAAACAGCACGCTTGTTTATTCCTTCACTCGCTGCCTTGTCCCCTACTCTATTAATTCAGTCCACTATCGGACACTCTGTATAATTCCGGTCGATGTTCACGTGGAACGTATATTGTGGGAATTTATTGAACAGGTTGGCTTCAAACCTCTCTGCAAGATGGTCGTCGTTGCGATACTCCAAATTGGGAATGATGTCGAGCGTAATGCTGTTGTCGTCCTTGAAATAATAGAATCCGTGCGTAGAATAAACCTCCGGCGTGCTCAATAAATAATTCGTAACCTCCTTCTGCACCACCGACATCTCACCGGTAGTGTTGATGGCGTAGATTCCAACCGTTGCAAGGATGCCGTATTCGGTGGAAAGGCGTTCCACGATATGGCTTGTCAGCACGTGAATCTCGGTTGCTGTGGCTGTGTCGGGAACGCTGATATGGAACGAGCCCACTATGGTTTCAGGTCCGTAATAGTTCATCATTATGTCGTGAACACCCCGAACGCCGGAAAATTTCATTACTTCCGTCCTGATTGTCTCCACCAGTTCTTTCGAAGCACCACGCCCGAGAAGCTGACTGCTCGGTGCTGCAATCATAGAAATGCCTGCCTTGATGATGGCCAATGCGATGAGTCCGCCCAGAATGCCGTCGAGATTGATGTTCAGGAGCAGCATAAACCCTGCGGAAATGAGTGTGCCGATTGTGATTATCACGTCGAACATCGCATCGGTACCGGTGGCTATGAGCGAATCGCTCTGCAATTCTATTCCTTTCCGCTTGATATAGCGCGCCATAAATATCTTCACGACGATGGCAGCGACGATTACGATGAGCGTTTCTTTCGTGTAAACAGGAATCGTGGGATGAATAATCTTCTTTACCGACTCGAACAGAGACATTATTCCCGCCATCAGCACGAGCACGGCAATGATGATGGCAGCGAAATACTCAATGCGTCCGTGGCCGAAAGGATGCTTCCTGTCGGCAGGCCGTTCCGATAATTTTGTTCCGATGATGGTTACCACACTTGAAAGCACGTCGCTCAAGTTGTTCACCGAGTCCATTACGATGGCGATTGATCCCGAAATAAACCCAACTATGGCTTTGAACAATGCCAGCATAACGTTTGCAAACACGCCCATTATGCTGGTACGGATGATTTGTTTATTTCTTGTCACGTCATCAATGTTTTTGAACTGCAAAGTTACGAAAACAGATTTGAATAACAAATGATTGTGGGCAAGAGAATGTATATTTGCGAAATAATTGACTGCATAGAGAGTATATTGTGGCGTTTTCTTTGCTCAACTCGGCAAATTTATGTATATTTGCGCATCTTAATAAACAATCCACGCCAATGAGACAGCTGAAAATCACAAAGTCGATTACTAATCGGGAGAGCGTATCTCTTGAAAAGTATCTGCTCGAAATAGGACACGAGGAACTCCTGACAGCAGATGAAGAAATAGATTTGGCTCAAAGGATAAAAAATGGAGACGAAAAAGCCTTGGAAAAACTGACGAAGGCGAATCTGCGCTTTGTGGTTTCCGTGGCGAAACAGTACCAGAACAAAGGTTTGTCTCTGCCCGATTTGATAAATGAAGGCAATTTGGGATTGATAAAGGCTGCGAGGAAATTCGACGAAACGCGTGGTTTCAAGTTTATCTCCTATGCGGTGTGGTGGATCAGACAGAGCATTTTGCAGGCAATAGCCGAACAGAGCAGAATGGTAAGGCTGCCGCTGAATCAGGTTGGCTCGGTGAATAAAATCAGAAAGGCACTGAGCAAGTTTGAGCAGGAACACGAACGGCAGCCGAGCATCAGGGAAATAGCTGAAGACGTGGACCTTCCGGAAGAGAAGGTGGCCGAAACGCTTTATGCGTCTTCCACTCACGTTTCAATGGATGCACCTTTCTCGGGAAACGAGGAGAACAATCTTCTGGATGTAATTCCGAATCTTGACTCTCAGTCTGCCGACAAGCATCTAGTGGACGAGAGCCTTTACAAAGAAATAGAAAGTGCCGTGAAGGTGCTGAGTCCGCGAGAAAAGGAAATCATCTTTGCATTTTTCGGAATCAACCAGCCGGAAATGTCGCTCGAGGAGATTGGAGAAATGACCGGACTGACAAGAGAGAGGGTTCGGCAGATTAAGGAAAAGGCTATAAAGCATCTTCGCCATCACAGCAAGAGCAAGATGCTCAGAACATATTTGGGACAATAATATTTTAAGAAAGATAATGAAATTTATAAGATTCGCACTCTTGCTTGTCTGCCTCTTAGGCATTTCAAGCATTGCTTCGGCAAAAGGATATAAGCAGACAAAGGTATATATGTTCGGCTTTGCTGCTTCTTTCAACGACTCAACCGTTTACTTCACGGATATTCAGCAGGTAAACGCCTATTTGGAAGACAACCGGTCGCACTTTCTTGTAAACCGCGATGATTATGCTTATCAGTTGCGCAACTATCTCACTGGCAGCACTTCAAGCTCTCATCCCACCTGTGTGGTGGTTTATGCAGAGACGGAAAAGGAAGCAATGAAGAAGTATGTGAAGTTGCAGGAAAAGTACACGACGAAGGCGAAAAGGCAGTATCTCGTGAACAGTATCACAGCCGGTCAGTTCAGATTTGAAACCGTTGGCCCTGATGATATGATTGTCGAGGAACAGCCGGTGGACAAGGCTGCGCGCAAAAGTGATGAGGATAAATAATTTGACTGGTAGGTAAATGCAGACATACAACTTTAGGATTGCCGAATTTAACATACGAATAAACTTTGCCGACTCAGAAGCTAATGGAATGCACCTTTTGCGTTCCTTCGAACCGTTTATGGTTGAGGAACTTGAAGGCGAACTGTTT
Coding sequences within it:
- a CDS encoding RNA polymerase sigma factor RpoD/SigA, producing the protein MRQLKITKSITNRESVSLEKYLLEIGHEELLTADEEIDLAQRIKNGDEKALEKLTKANLRFVVSVAKQYQNKGLSLPDLINEGNLGLIKAARKFDETRGFKFISYAVWWIRQSILQAIAEQSRMVRLPLNQVGSVNKIRKALSKFEQEHERQPSIREIAEDVDLPEEKVAETLYASSTHVSMDAPFSGNEENNLLDVIPNLDSQSADKHLVDESLYKEIESAVKVLSPREKEIIFAFFGINQPEMSLEEIGEMTGLTRERVRQIKEKAIKHLRHHSKSKMLRTYLGQ
- a CDS encoding cation diffusion facilitator family transporter translates to MTRNKQIIRTSIMGVFANVMLALFKAIVGFISGSIAIVMDSVNNLSDVLSSVVTIIGTKLSERPADRKHPFGHGRIEYFAAIIIAVLVLMAGIMSLFESVKKIIHPTIPVYTKETLIVIVAAIVVKIFMARYIKRKGIELQSDSLIATGTDAMFDVIITIGTLISAGFMLLLNINLDGILGGLIALAIIKAGISMIAAPSSQLLGRGASKELVETIRTEVMKFSGVRGVHDIMMNYYGPETIVGSFHISVPDTATATEIHVLTSHIVERLSTEYGILATVGIYAINTTGEMSVVQKEVTNYLLSTPEVYSTHGFYYFKDDNSITLDIIPNLEYRNDDHLAERFEANLFNKFPQYTFHVNIDRNYTECPIVD
- a CDS encoding glutaredoxin; this translates as MIKMFVMDTCPYCSYVEKQVEDNPNFEIINIGAHVRNLKQFLDLRDAHPAFKEAKEEGDVGIPCYVLEDGSVTLSSKDAGLEPMPDDGPSCGIDGKGC